Proteins encoded together in one Macadamia integrifolia cultivar HAES 741 chromosome 8, SCU_Mint_v3, whole genome shotgun sequence window:
- the LOC122086423 gene encoding uncharacterized protein LOC122086423, which yields MSYYLLLSLFFFTSTFGFSNGEENYVSAVGDPGMRRDGLRVAIEAWNQCNEVGYETPSMGSPRAADCFDVDDSQFPDVRLIHKVKERDNKLGVNNSSFDGHVHNVNQFAARKELFLGHKCQVRDVPRPWQFWMIMLKSGNMDSLTAACPDNGKKSEPFPQDSRFPCFGEGCMNMPLIYHDYTSLHQDEQGTKILWGAFYGTWDLDANVKNGPIPNTSYYSVTWKKELGKGSWKFHHVLRTNPKYPWLMLYLRSDATRGFSGGYHYETRGMSKIIPKSPNFKVRFTLDIKRGGGASSQFYLMDIGSCWKNDGRPCDGDVTTDVTRYSEMIINPVTEVRCCAQNLTRCPFYHTFPNGTRVHRTDMENFPYDAYHLYCSPGNAVNLEEPYIYCDPYSNPQPQEILQLLPHPVWGDYGYPTKKGEGWIGNARTWELDVGRLSESLYFYQEPDTKPAKRYWSSIDLGTEIYISETEEVAEWTVSDFNIIVPKSYSKRSHKETTIYNQSEL from the exons ATGAGTTATTACCTTTTGCTTTCCCTGTTCTTTTTTACTTCTACATTTGGTTTCTCCAATGGAGAAGAAAATTATGTATCTGCAGTTGGTGATCCTGGAATGAGGAGAGATGGTCTGAGGGTGGCAATTGAAGCATGGAATCAGTGCAATGAGGTTGGATATGAAACTCCTTCCATGGGTAGTCCCAGAGCTGCTGACTGCTTCGATGTAGATGATTCTCAATTTCCAG aTGTAAGGTTAATCCACAaggtgaaagagagagacaacAAGCTAGGTGTCAATAACTCTTCCTTTGATGGGCATGTACACAATGTAAACCAATTTGCAGCCAGGAAAGAACTATTCTTGGGTCACAAATGCCAGGTAAGGGATGTACCAAGGCCATGGCAGTTTTGGATGATCATGCTCAAGAGTGGCAACATGGATTCACTAACAGCAGCTTGCCCAGATAACGGGAAGAAATCGGAACCCTTCCCACAAGACTCAAGATTCCCGTGCTTCGGCGAAGGGTGTATGAACATGCCATTAATATACCATGATTACACAAGCTTGCATCAAGATGAGCAGGGGACTAAAATCTTATGGGGTGCTTTCTATGGGACATGGGACTTGGATGCCAATGTTAAGAATGGGCCAATTCCAAATACCTCCTACTACTCAGTGACTTGGAAGAAAGAGCTTGGGAAAGGTAGTTGGAAGTTCCATCATGTGCTGAGGACAAATCCTAAGTATCCATGGCTTATGCTCTACTTAAGATCAGATGCCACCAGAGGATTTTCTGGTGGGTATCATTATGAAACCAGGGGAATGTCAAAAATT ATACCAAAGTCTCCCAATTTCAAAGTTAGGTTCACTCTAGACATAAAGAGAGGAGGAGGTGCAAGTAGCCAATTCTACCTCATGGACATAGGAAGTTGTTGGAAGAATGATGGTCGTCCTTGTGACGGCGATGTGACGACAGATGTCACACGATATAGTGAGATGATCATCAATCCTGTCACAGAAGTACGGTGCTGTGCCCAAAACCTTACGCGCTGCCCGTTTTATCATACCTTTCCTAATGGCACCCGAGTCCATCGCACTGACATGGAGAACTTCCCTTATGATGCTTATCATCTTTATTGCTCACCAGGGAATGCAGTAAACTTAGAAGAGCCATATATCTATTGTGATCCTTACAGCAACCCTCAGCCTCAGGAGATACTTCAACTACTACCACACCCAGTCTGGGGAGATTATGGGTACCCAACAAAaaaaggtgagggatggattggtAATGCCAGAACTTGGGAGCTGGATGTAGGGAGGTTGTCAGAGTCACTATACTTCTACCAG GAGCCAGATACTAAACCAGCAAAGAGATATTGGTCATCAATTGACTTGGGTACTGAGATATATATAAGCGAAACAGAGGAAGTTGCAGAGTGGACTGTTAGCGATTTCAACATCATTGTTCCCAAAAGCTACAGTAAAAGAAGTCATAAGGAAACCACAATCTACAATCAAAGT GAACTGTAG